A genomic region of Pseudomonas migulae contains the following coding sequences:
- a CDS encoding efflux RND transporter periplasmic adaptor subunit, producing MSKNLLAKLSLLALALTLSACDKSSNAEEQAPLATVRIETLDARPLSITSELSGRIAAPRIAEVRARVAGVVLQRVFREGSDVKKGDVLFRIDPAPFKADLDSAEAELRKAEANAFQARLQEQRYAQLIEGNAISGQDYDNARAAVRQTAAEVAANKAAVERAKLNLGYATVTAPISGRIGRALVTEGALVGQNETTPLALIQQLNPIHADLTQSTRELNDLRRAFRSGQLQEVGQGQAKATLIQDDGSLYPLPGKLLFTDITVDPGTGQIILRSEFPNPDLDLLPGSFVRVRLEQAVNQQGISVPQRAIQRDSAGVAQVLLLDADQRVGQQPVELGAVQNDRWIVTAGLKPGDRIVIEGLQHAKPGEKVQIDDTPLPLAQVTGQ from the coding sequence ATGTCGAAGAACCTGCTTGCCAAGCTCAGCCTGCTGGCACTGGCGTTGACGCTGAGCGCTTGTGACAAGTCCTCGAATGCCGAAGAACAGGCGCCATTGGCCACCGTGCGCATCGAAACCCTCGACGCCCGGCCTCTGTCGATCACCAGCGAACTTAGCGGGCGGATTGCCGCGCCACGGATTGCCGAAGTTCGCGCCCGTGTCGCCGGCGTCGTGTTGCAACGGGTCTTCCGCGAAGGCAGCGACGTGAAAAAGGGCGACGTGCTGTTTCGCATCGACCCCGCACCGTTCAAGGCCGATCTGGACAGCGCCGAAGCGGAACTGCGAAAAGCCGAGGCCAATGCGTTTCAGGCGCGCTTGCAAGAGCAGCGTTATGCCCAGTTGATCGAAGGCAACGCCATCAGCGGTCAGGACTACGACAACGCCCGGGCCGCCGTGCGGCAAACCGCTGCCGAGGTCGCCGCCAACAAGGCTGCCGTGGAGCGGGCGAAACTCAACCTCGGCTACGCCACCGTCACCGCACCGATTTCCGGGCGCATCGGCCGTGCACTGGTCACCGAGGGCGCCCTGGTCGGGCAGAACGAAACCACGCCACTGGCATTGATTCAGCAACTGAACCCGATTCATGCCGACCTGACTCAATCGACCCGTGAACTCAACGACCTGCGCCGCGCCTTCCGTTCCGGCCAGTTGCAGGAAGTGGGTCAGGGCCAGGCCAAAGCCACGCTGATCCAGGACGACGGCAGCCTCTATCCGTTGCCGGGCAAGCTGCTGTTTACCGACATCACCGTCGACCCGGGCACCGGCCAGATCATCCTGCGTAGCGAATTCCCCAACCCGGACCTCGATTTGCTGCCCGGCAGCTTCGTGCGGGTGCGCCTGGAGCAAGCGGTGAATCAGCAAGGCATCAGCGTGCCGCAACGGGCTATCCAGCGAGACAGCGCCGGTGTTGCTCAGGTGCTGTTGCTCGACGCGGATCAACGGGTCGGCCAGCAACCGGTCGAGCTGGGCGCCGTGCAAAACGATCGCTGGATCGTCACTGCAGGCCTCAAGCCCGGCGACCGCATCGTCATCGAAGGCCTGCAACACGCCAAGCCTGGCGAGAAAGTGCAGATCGACGACACCCCTCTTCCACTTGCCCAGGTCACTGGTCAGTAA
- a CDS encoding efflux RND transporter permease subunit: MPQFFIDRPVFAWVVALFILLAGALAIPQLPVAQYPDVAPPQIEIYAVYPGASAQTVDESVVSLIEEELNGADHLLYFESQSSLGSATIKATFQPGTNPEMAQVDVQNRLKVVESRLPQAVNQQGLQVGKVSAGFLLLITLTSTDGKLDDVALSDYLARNVMNEIKRLDGVGKAQLYGAERAMRIWIDPQKLIGFNLTPADVNAAIVAQNAQVSAGSIGDLPTRTTQEITATILVKGQLSTPEEFADIVLKANPDGSTVRIGDVARVEIGSQEYQFGTRLNGKPSTAVGVQLSPGANALSTATLVRAKMDELARYFPANVEYKIPYDTSPFVKVSITKVVYTLVEAMALVFAVMFLFLQNIRYTLIPTLVVPVALMGTFATMLALGFSINVLTMFGMVLAIGILVDDAIVVVENVERIMVTEGLSPKEATRKAMKQITGAIIGITLVLVAVFIPMAFMQGSVGVIYRQFSLSMATSILFSAFLALTLTPALCATLLKPIAKGEHHAKGGFFGWFNRRFEQLTERYQGWVAYALKRSGRYLLIYGVLLIGLGLCFSRLPSSFLPVEDQGYTITDIQLPPGASKNRTVQVVEQIEAHNAKEPGVGDSTVILGFSFSGSGQNAALAFTTLKDWSDRGSDDSASSIADRANIALSQIKDAMAFSVLPPPVDGLGTSSGFEFRLQDRGGLGHATLMQARTELLAAAEKSPILMNVRESALAEAPQVQLIVDRKQANALGVSFADIGSVLSTAVGSAYINDFPNQGRMQRVVVQAEGDQRSQVADLLKIHVRNSSGKMVPLSAFVQAKWTQGPAQLTRYNGYPAISISGEPTAGHSTGEAMAEIERLVALGPAGLGQEWTGLSLQERLSGSQAPTLLGLSLLIVFLCLAALYESWSIPTSVLLVVPLGVLGAVLAVTLRGMPNDVFFKVGLITIIGLSAKNAILIIEFAKSLYDEGHDLIDATLQAARLRLRPIVMTSLAFILGVVPLAIATGASSASQQAIGTGVIGGMITATLAVVFVPVFFVVVMKLVRKRHKKI, from the coding sequence ATGCCGCAGTTCTTTATCGATCGCCCGGTATTCGCCTGGGTGGTTGCCCTGTTCATCCTGCTGGCTGGCGCCCTGGCCATTCCGCAGTTGCCGGTGGCGCAGTACCCCGATGTCGCGCCGCCGCAGATCGAAATCTATGCCGTGTACCCGGGCGCCTCGGCGCAAACCGTGGACGAAAGCGTGGTCAGCCTGATCGAGGAAGAGCTCAACGGCGCCGATCATCTGTTGTATTTCGAGTCGCAAAGCAGCCTGGGCAGCGCCACGATCAAGGCGACTTTCCAGCCGGGCACCAACCCGGAAATGGCCCAGGTGGATGTGCAGAACCGCCTGAAAGTCGTGGAGTCGCGCCTGCCGCAAGCGGTCAACCAGCAAGGCTTGCAGGTGGGAAAAGTTTCCGCCGGTTTCCTGCTGCTGATCACCCTGACTTCCACCGACGGCAAGCTCGACGACGTGGCGCTCAGCGATTACCTGGCGCGTAACGTGATGAACGAGATCAAGCGTCTGGACGGTGTCGGCAAGGCTCAGTTATATGGCGCCGAGCGGGCCATGCGGATCTGGATCGACCCGCAGAAGCTGATCGGTTTCAACCTGACGCCCGCCGACGTCAACGCGGCCATCGTCGCGCAGAATGCCCAGGTCTCGGCGGGCAGCATCGGCGATCTGCCAACCCGCACCACCCAGGAAATCACCGCGACCATTCTGGTCAAAGGCCAGCTGTCGACCCCGGAAGAATTTGCCGACATCGTGCTCAAGGCCAATCCCGACGGGTCCACGGTGCGCATCGGCGATGTGGCGCGGGTCGAGATCGGCAGCCAGGAATATCAGTTCGGCACCCGCCTGAACGGCAAGCCGTCCACCGCCGTCGGCGTGCAGCTGTCGCCCGGCGCCAACGCCCTGAGCACCGCGACCCTGGTGCGGGCGAAGATGGATGAACTGGCGCGCTACTTCCCGGCCAACGTCGAATACAAGATCCCGTACGACACCTCGCCCTTCGTCAAAGTCTCGATCACCAAAGTGGTTTACACCCTGGTCGAAGCGATGGCGCTGGTGTTCGCGGTGATGTTCCTGTTCCTGCAAAACATCCGCTACACGCTGATTCCGACCCTCGTTGTGCCGGTGGCGCTGATGGGCACCTTTGCGACCATGTTGGCGCTGGGGTTCTCGATCAACGTGCTGACCATGTTCGGCATGGTGCTGGCCATCGGCATTCTGGTGGACGACGCCATCGTCGTGGTGGAGAACGTCGAGCGGATCATGGTCACCGAAGGCCTGTCGCCGAAAGAGGCGACACGCAAGGCAATGAAGCAGATCACCGGCGCGATCATCGGTATCACCCTGGTGCTGGTGGCGGTGTTCATTCCGATGGCGTTCATGCAGGGTTCGGTCGGGGTGATTTACCGGCAGTTCTCGTTGTCGATGGCGACGTCGATCCTGTTCTCGGCGTTTCTCGCCCTGACCTTGACCCCGGCGCTCTGCGCGACGCTGCTCAAGCCGATTGCCAAGGGTGAGCATCATGCCAAGGGCGGTTTCTTCGGCTGGTTCAACCGCCGCTTCGAGCAACTGACCGAGCGCTATCAGGGCTGGGTTGCCTATGCACTGAAACGCAGCGGTCGTTACCTGCTGATCTACGGCGTGCTGCTGATCGGCCTGGGCCTGTGTTTCAGTCGCCTGCCCTCTTCGTTCCTGCCGGTGGAGGATCAGGGTTACACCATCACCGACATTCAGTTGCCGCCCGGCGCGAGCAAGAACCGCACGGTGCAGGTGGTCGAGCAGATCGAAGCCCACAACGCCAAGGAACCCGGCGTCGGCGACAGCACGGTGATTCTCGGTTTCAGCTTCTCCGGCAGCGGGCAGAACGCGGCGCTGGCCTTCACCACGCTGAAAGACTGGTCGGATCGCGGCAGCGACGACTCGGCGAGTTCGATTGCCGACCGCGCCAACATCGCGCTCAGCCAGATCAAGGACGCCATGGCGTTCTCGGTCCTGCCGCCACCGGTGGACGGCCTCGGCACGTCCAGCGGTTTCGAGTTCCGCTTGCAGGACCGTGGCGGCCTCGGCCATGCCACGTTGATGCAGGCGCGCACCGAGTTGCTGGCCGCGGCCGAAAAGAGTCCGATCCTGATGAACGTGCGCGAAAGCGCATTGGCCGAAGCGCCACAGGTGCAACTGATCGTGGACCGCAAACAGGCAAATGCGCTGGGCGTTTCATTTGCCGACATCGGCAGCGTGCTGTCCACTGCCGTCGGTTCGGCCTACATCAACGACTTCCCCAATCAGGGGCGGATGCAGCGGGTGGTGGTCCAGGCTGAAGGCGACCAGCGCAGTCAGGTCGCCGATCTGCTGAAGATCCACGTGCGCAACAGCAGCGGGAAAATGGTGCCGCTCTCGGCCTTCGTCCAGGCCAAATGGACCCAGGGACCGGCGCAATTGACCCGTTACAACGGCTATCCGGCGATCAGTATTTCCGGTGAACCGACGGCGGGTCACAGCACCGGCGAAGCCATGGCGGAAATCGAACGGCTGGTCGCGCTTGGCCCGGCAGGACTGGGTCAGGAGTGGACCGGGCTGTCGTTGCAGGAACGGTTGTCCGGCAGTCAGGCGCCGACTCTGCTCGGTTTGTCGCTGCTGATCGTGTTCCTGTGCCTCGCGGCGTTGTATGAAAGCTGGTCGATTCCGACCTCGGTGCTGCTGGTGGTGCCGCTCGGCGTGCTCGGCGCGGTGCTGGCCGTGACCTTGCGCGGAATGCCCAACGACGTGTTCTTCAAGGTCGGGCTGATCACCATCATCGGCCTGTCGGCGAAGAACGCGATCCTGATCATCGAGTTCGCCAAGAGCCTGTACGACGAAGGCCACGACCTGATCGACGCCACGCTGCAAGCCGCGCGCCTGCGCCTGCGGCCGATTGTGATGACGTCCCTGGCGTTCATCCTCGGCGTCGTGCCGCTGGCGATTGCCACGGGCGCGAGCTCGGCGAGCCAGCAGGCTATCGGCACCGGAGTGATTGGCGGGATGATCACCGCGACGCTGGCGGTGGTGTTTGTGCCGGTGTTTTTTGTGGTGGTGATGAAGCTTGTCCGCAAGCGCCATAAGAAAATCTAA